The genomic stretch cctggcagtaaatattacacaacacatatttaaaagtaattatttaaatgctgttttttccactTGATTTGGTTTTGCAATGTATCACATTACATTGTCATTTAAGGAGCGCCATCttatactgtctcgtttatacaggcgctgcagctcccccttgtgttttttaaagagatgtacaatcattgcggtgatttaaaatcattgcgatgaggtcaaacaatcgcaatgagacgattatttaataattgtggCAGCCCTACTCCAACGGTACATTGGAACTTTAAGGCATTTAGTCAGACTCGTTTTTAAGACGCAGTCATAACttcacggctatgtttatgcaaccagcCACAGGTCATTTGTCCTTGTAATAAGTTCACTTGAGATGTAAATgtgtataaattataaatgtgaccTCTGTTGTGACCACTGTTCCTCCGACCTCGCTGTTGTACGCTAAGAATGACGTGAGGATTGGAGTTCAAAACACACTCGTCTGTTTAGCAACCAGCTTTCATCCACCACCTGTAAATATCTCATGGACTAGAAACGGAGAAGCTGTGAGTGATCTGGACGTCTATGAGACTCAGTATTACTCTAATCCGGACTTCAGTTTTCGCATTTTCTCCTACCTGAACTTCAGCCCTGAGCAAGGAGACATCTACACCTGTACGGTGAGACACAGGAGTCTGGAACAGGGAATCACCAGATTCTGGGGTGAGTCATTTCTGGAAAAACCTTCAATTCTTTGTAATACTATTAGAAAATGGAAAGGAATTTCCtgccatacactgtaaaaaaaaatcctggagaatttacagtaacttactggcaGTAGTAAAAATACTGTATTACTATTTACAGCACCACTTAACTTGCTGTAATTGTATTTACAGTATAGTATAttgtttactgtaaattatACAGTAATTGTATGACCTTTTTCCAGTAATATACAGGACAGTTTAGTATATTTCTACTGTAAAACTTACAGTTATTGCATAGTTCTTTTTCCAGtaatatatttcaaaacaatTTACCACAAAACTGTACAAAAAATATTACAGCAGGTCTCAGTTAAGTTTTATATTACagcatttaaattaattaattcatGAATAAATTCAGTCATAACCATCTTAAAATTTACTAATTTAAAGTAATGTATTTGCAAATAATATAGCAAAAAAAAGTCAAAGCTGTGGTAACATATGTGTCTGTAGTTTACACCTAAAGATTAAGGTGCTacacgatgccatagaagaagaACCAATTTTGGCTGAATTGTTCCATAAAAACCTTTAACttctgaagaacctttctgttcacaaaaagttttttttgtattgaATAAAATGATCTTTAGACTATAAAATGGTTGGAAATGGTTCTTTTTACAATAATTTAAATGGATGTATGATGTTAATTGTCTCCAAACAGAAGTGAACACTCCAGAAGATCCTCAGGAGGTGGAAACCGCAGTGCTCGTAGTCGGGATTATTGTCGGCTTTATTGGACTGGTGGCTGGAATCATGGTGATCGTGATGAGCAAGTTGGAGCTGCCGGCTGTATGATCATTTATAGACAGCTTCATGTGTTAACCTGTCAGAGGAACTCTCAAATACTGCATTCTGTTCACCTACATACAGTACACCTAAAAACATTGAATAtgcaataatatataaacagtcgaaattatacatgaatacatttttaagcatttataCAAATCATTCCGTCAAATGTCAGACTCACGACTAGTACTGTGTATACCGTGTATAAGTATGTACATATGATGATGCAATTTATTAACTGATAATAGAGGTTGACAAAGTATATTAAGGTGCTTTACCTGGTTGTATATatgtaatatttaataaattgtaaatataaCATCTGTTTAATGTTCTACAATTGGACAGTCACATCCTCAGACTGACGTCTGAGGTGACACAATGGGTTTTTGTAATGTTTGGTCAGAGGTCAACCTCCAACCTGACTTAAACTCATATGTGTAGTGTACAGGCATAATTTGTAAAGTTTGaaattaaatgtttctttaccAAACCATCAGAAGACATTTAATAACCAAACTTAATAGTTTTTTTGATGGGTTGATGTGCTTTTTAGAGCTttaaaatggggcactatccaatgtcattttaaagctgaaaaGAGACAGGAAATTTAATATGCTAACTGTTTGGCTTGAAGAATAAAGTCATCAAACACCTAGAATGGTTTAAAGGTGAGTAAAACATTTTGGGGGCACGGTGAACTATCCTTCCCAACACTTGTAATATATCATCAGAGGTGTCATGTGAAGCATCACAAAAAGCCAGTGTGTTTCACAGGTATGCTGATTTATATTCAGTGTTAAGTTCAGATTCTCATCATAAACTAGCAGGCTGAGGTAATCGCGTGCTGGCAGATTTTAGAGACTTTTGGACACAGCTTTCTTTCAGGCACGCACagggtgtgttcgacttcataaGGAGACAACcgaatgacgtcaaagtaccgcgagatgGTTTTGAAATTTGACCTCtccatgatttctcgaatcgctctcgcggtactttgacgtcatcatCCTGTCACTTCTTGAGCGCCACATGAGGTCAAACAAGCATTGCTTTAATAGCGGCGCATACGCGCGTCTACTCGATGATCCAGCATCTTGTAACTTACGTGGATGcggtttaaatattttaaggtGACCGTTTTACAAATAACTGCATTCGCTCTACATTCTCTGCAACACCCGAGAGTTTTGCTCGTGCTTGATTAACGGAAGCCGGAGTGTCAGACAGCATCTGAGGTGGATTGTGGGATTGACAGCGATGAAGGTGGCATAGCCTACTCATATCATGAATATATTTAGGCAAACGTAAGGCAAAATTGGTTAAAATAATcatatttgctgtaattttacGCTGATTTTGTGATATTTTTAGGGACAAAGGATTTGACTCTCAGATTTTGCTAAACGGTTTAAGGTAGGTAGATTGTTGTTGATAACTAATGCACGAGTTTGCAAACGTCCTTGTGATACAAAGttagtgtgtttgctgctaatCTTCCAGAAGCATTGATGCAATATAAATCTTATGATCTGGTTCATTTTATAGTAACTTTACTTGTTTGAAAAACAtacatggcaaaaatatatattattatgaaatatgtatttttaaattatttcaaaatctacaaaaaatgtgctaaaatatattttggcatATGTTTAggctacaaaaatatatttctcaccgaaatatattttactatattaCGAACgtgtaaacataacagtttaaaaaaagtttcaaatgaaatatattttcaacttcaaaaatatactttgtAATATATTTTGACAAAGAATgcatttttgccatatgggatgtaaaattaaaaatgtatttgcttgccaTTGAAATATATTTGGAAATATATGTCGATATataaaggttaaaactaaatatatttccaaattcaaacATATTTTCAATTGAGCATTACTTTATACATAaagtatttagcatatatttaaaatatattttttgcaagagaaattattttttttgttgctgTATGGGTACTTTGATTGAAGCCATAGCTTTAGAAAATACGAACATCAGAGACAAAATCTTAAGATGACTAAAGGAGATATAATATATTCTAGTATATTGTaaactttgttaatgtataatataatattctgTAGAAATAACTATTGTgaatcaataaataaacaatgtagtaatactgtaatatttattatgaaaagttaaaaaacacaataGTTTCTTGCAATTTTAGTACAGTTTACTAAagtatacactgaaaaaatgattcattcaatttaccaattttaatataaatttaaagGAAGTGGTGGCAGTcattttatttaagctacatgtaaacaaaagttaattgttttgttttctaattttgtttgtttaaatgtagcctaaataaattgattgtgaccacttatattaaaaaaattgagtaaattgaataaacctttttttttcagtgtactaagTCAACAGTATTTTGTCATGTGGGTGATATTTTCAGATAAAGGTAGGGTGCGTTTTTTATTGTATACTTTCCACGCACTAACCAGCTGAGGCCACTAGATGTCAGTGTGTTCCTTCAATCAGATTCACACATCTAAAGAGATTCTTATAGCCTACCTGAAATGAGACCAACGTCCATAGTCAGTTTCTGTCTTTATCTTTTTTAGACTGCATTATCTGTAAGCTGCTGGGGCCATCGCACCCCGCACGTTTTCTCTGTTGTCATTGATGGAATAACATCTATACATTATTCAGTTTTCTCATCTCTCTGACTCATTGAAGTGTCATTAGCCTTTTCTGGTAATGGACGCAGCATTGATTTCATGGCAATAGGGGGTAAATGTATGTTGTGTGACTGCCATCGTAAAGAGCTTTCTATAGAGGCCATTTCTACATTAACCAAAGATTTACtcatatgtgtttgtgtttttcctcACGAAGCTGTTTACCGTGGCACTGTGTCTCAATTTGGATACTATCTGTCCTAAATAGTCAATACTAAGATTAGAATTAGTAGGGTTGAGCGGGGCACAATCtaacgcggggttaattgttacacacatttatacaaggccgagcaatctgtgcttttggtctttttctcagAAGATCTGTAAATTTGTGAAacgttttgatgtgttttcggttaagatattgaacaaagagtgttttggaggcatgaaagcaaatttcttcatcttgttttttattatttctgagttgggtgtgtaagtcaccaaatccaaccttgtattattttaatcactgtcttgtaactgatagctgggattgaaaatatttttacacagcggggttacAGTTGTTCTCACACAGTGTTTAAGTCTTACGTATACAATGATCATGAAAACAATCTAAAgactattcatcaaaatgataactgtagTACAACGTCAGGAGAAATAGTTATGATTTTGTTGTCttatatattaatatgcattgatgcataatacagggatggttagatgaaggatcacagatggatgaatgtgtggatatctatctattaaaggcagatatataaacaatatccacctttatataaacaaaatttgattgaattatttgtgtttaaactaactttaactctgtaactctgtttgttacaatgaaccccacccatggggtaagttgtcacatttgcactcctgtcactttcagtGTAACTGTACAATAATGGTAGTtcccacaaacaaacattaagtgtttatttgaagcagagatgtgtgtgttgattgtgtaaaaacaGTATTAATCCAACTTAAATATTTtagagccaaagccaaaaaggGTTACTTTGTGTCTCGTTCTCCCCTATGCTAAAAATACTATTAGTAAAAGTACAACAGTCCGGATGAAGGACTAGAAATttttttgctttgcattttaCTTAATACTGAGTGCTGTATTCATACAA from Misgurnus anguillicaudatus chromosome 10, ASM2758022v2, whole genome shotgun sequence encodes the following:
- the LOC129448765 gene encoding H-2 class II histocompatibility antigen, I-E alpha chain isoform X2 translates to MMDAAYELEFDGEELWHVDPKDYRARRRLPEFSADWPLDRDLPSLAHLSIGTCFYNVPRCMKGENYPAESTVPPTSLLYAKNDVRIGVQNTLVCLATSFHPPPVNISWTRNGEAVSDLDVYETQYYSNPDFSFRIFSYLNFSPEQGDIYTCTVRHRSLEQGITRFWEVNTPEDPQEVETAVLVVGIIVGFIGLVAGIMVIVMSKLELPAV
- the LOC129448765 gene encoding H-2 class II histocompatibility antigen, A-U alpha chain isoform X1; protein product: MLHRLFLFCALIAIWCFSRAQETKHLFRQLTYCHTVMMDAAYELEFDGEELWHVDPKDYRARRRLPEFSADWPLDRDLPSLAHLSIGTCFYNVPRCMKGENYPAESTVPPTSLLYAKNDVRIGVQNTLVCLATSFHPPPVNISWTRNGEAVSDLDVYETQYYSNPDFSFRIFSYLNFSPEQGDIYTCTVRHRSLEQGITRFWEVNTPEDPQEVETAVLVVGIIVGFIGLVAGIMVIVMSKLELPAV